The following coding sequences lie in one Micromonospora sp. R77 genomic window:
- a CDS encoding class I SAM-dependent methyltransferase, translating into MSADEKQRRVWDRHAAGYDRQMSVLERRFLRDSRQWVGEQAHGDTLEVAIGTGRNLPHYPRDVRLTGVELSPNMLAIARRRAADLGREVDLRLGTAHRLDFPDGTFDTVVCTLSLCAIPDERRAVAEMARVLRPGGLLLLVDHVVGATRPVRALQRLIELVSVPTAGEHFRRRPLHQVEAVGLRVERQERFARGVIERLAARRPA; encoded by the coding sequence ATGAGCGCCGACGAGAAGCAGCGCCGGGTGTGGGACCGGCACGCCGCCGGCTACGACCGGCAGATGAGCGTCCTCGAGCGGCGGTTCCTCCGGGACAGCCGGCAGTGGGTGGGCGAGCAAGCGCACGGCGACACCCTGGAGGTCGCCATCGGCACCGGACGGAACCTGCCCCACTATCCCCGCGACGTCCGGCTCACCGGCGTGGAGCTGAGCCCGAACATGCTGGCGATCGCCCGGCGGCGGGCCGCCGACCTGGGCCGGGAGGTCGACCTGCGGCTGGGCACTGCACACCGGCTGGACTTCCCCGACGGCACCTTCGACACCGTCGTGTGCACCCTCTCGCTCTGCGCGATCCCGGACGAGCGACGGGCCGTCGCAGAGATGGCCCGGGTGCTGCGCCCCGGCGGCCTGCTGCTCCTGGTCGACCACGTCGTCGGCGCCACCCGCCCGGTACGCGCGCTCCAGCGCCTCATCGAGCTGGTCAGCGTGCCGACGGCGGGGGAGCATTTCCGCCGGCGTCCCCTGCACCAGGTGGAGGCGGTGGGGTTGCGCGTCGAGCGGCAGGAGCGCTTCGCCCGGGGGGTGATCGAGCGTCTCGCCGCCCGCAGACCCGCCTGA
- a CDS encoding peptidylprolyl isomerase, with product MSSETRPHAVAPLAYRLAGVAVVSAALVAVGGCRDRRAGCRAGAHPGPCAYTPTPDEPAARPVPLPPDSRRTPDHGTVRVTLRTSQGPIGLTLDREQAPCTVQSFLHLARHRFYDRTPCHRLTAYPTLKVLQCGDPSGTGEGGPGYRYADELPTDLPPAPTDPTGVRRLYARGTLAMANAGPDTNGSQFFLVQSDSALRPNYTVFGTIDEAGLATLDRIAAGGIAATPDDPAPVDGVPALPVEICRATGPLEPHPAGRVAVPPGAVRRPDAGVRIRRPAASGSARLVLDAAAGA from the coding sequence GTGTCGAGCGAAACCCGACCGCACGCCGTCGCGCCGCTGGCGTACCGCCTCGCGGGCGTGGCGGTGGTCTCCGCCGCGCTGGTCGCCGTCGGTGGCTGCCGCGACCGCCGCGCCGGCTGCCGCGCCGGAGCCCACCCGGGGCCGTGCGCGTACACGCCGACGCCGGACGAGCCCGCGGCCCGGCCGGTGCCGCTGCCGCCGGACTCCCGGCGGACGCCCGACCACGGCACCGTCCGGGTCACGCTGCGGACGAGCCAGGGCCCGATCGGGCTGACCCTCGACCGGGAACAGGCCCCGTGCACGGTGCAGAGCTTCCTGCACCTGGCCCGGCACAGGTTCTACGACCGGACGCCGTGCCACCGGCTCACCGCGTACCCCACGTTGAAGGTGCTGCAGTGCGGCGACCCGTCCGGAACCGGCGAGGGCGGTCCGGGCTACCGGTACGCCGACGAACTCCCCACCGACCTGCCGCCCGCGCCCACCGACCCGACCGGGGTGCGCCGGCTCTACGCCCGCGGCACCCTGGCGATGGCGAACGCCGGCCCGGACACCAACGGCAGCCAGTTCTTCCTGGTCCAGTCGGACTCGGCACTGCGCCCCAACTACACCGTGTTCGGCACGATCGACGAGGCCGGGCTGGCCACCCTGGACCGGATCGCGGCCGGCGGGATCGCCGCCACGCCGGACGACCCGGCCCCGGTCGACGGCGTGCCGGCTCTGCCGGTGGAGATCTGCCGGGCCACCGGGCCGCTGGAGCCCCACCCGGCGGGGCGGGTCGCCGTCCCGCCGGGTGCGGTCCGCCGGCCGGACGCCGGGGTGCGGATCCGCCGACCGGCTGCGTCGGGGAGTGCTCGCCTGGTCCTCGATGCGGCGGCGGGAGCATGA
- a CDS encoding histidinol-phosphate transaminase — MSVAVRAELAALPPYVIPRQPPGAVLLNSNESPAAPPDPVVAAVTRAAATLHRYPDWTSGELVGRLSRGLDVDPARVAVGCGSVSLCQQLLQVVCGPGAEVVHPWRSFEAYPVMARIVGAVPVAVPLDGGQRHDLPAMLRAITPATRAVFVCNPNNPTGTTVTRAALREFLAEVPGDVLVVLDEAYREFVTDPDVPDGLDLAATRDNVAVLRTFSKAYRLAGVRIGYCVAAPEVAAAVRAVGVPFAVSRLAEAAALAALDVEDELRRRCRATVGERDRVAAALLRRGHSPVPSQANFLWLPLGARAVAFGEHCAARNVLLRVFPGDGARVTIGAPAENDAFLRATEGFAP; from the coding sequence GTGAGCGTCGCCGTCCGCGCCGAGCTGGCCGCGCTGCCGCCGTACGTCATCCCGCGGCAGCCGCCCGGCGCGGTCCTGCTCAACAGCAACGAGTCCCCGGCCGCGCCACCCGACCCGGTCGTCGCCGCGGTGACCAGGGCAGCCGCCACGCTGCACCGGTACCCGGACTGGACCTCCGGGGAGCTGGTCGGACGGCTGTCCCGGGGGCTGGACGTGGACCCGGCGCGCGTCGCGGTCGGGTGCGGCTCGGTGAGCCTGTGCCAGCAGCTGCTCCAGGTGGTCTGCGGTCCGGGTGCCGAGGTGGTCCACCCGTGGCGGTCGTTCGAGGCGTACCCGGTGATGGCCCGGATCGTCGGGGCCGTGCCGGTCGCGGTCCCGCTGGACGGCGGGCAGCGCCACGACCTGCCCGCCATGCTCCGGGCGATCACCCCGGCGACCCGCGCCGTCTTCGTCTGCAACCCGAACAACCCGACCGGCACCACCGTCACCCGGGCCGCGCTGCGGGAGTTCCTGGCCGAGGTGCCGGGCGACGTCCTGGTCGTCCTCGACGAGGCGTACCGGGAATTCGTCACCGACCCGGACGTGCCGGACGGGCTGGACCTCGCGGCGACCCGGGACAACGTGGCGGTGCTGCGGACGTTCTCCAAGGCGTACCGGCTGGCCGGGGTGCGGATCGGCTACTGCGTGGCGGCGCCCGAGGTGGCGGCGGCGGTCCGCGCGGTCGGCGTACCCTTCGCGGTCAGTCGGCTGGCCGAGGCGGCGGCGCTGGCGGCGTTGGACGTCGAGGACGAGCTGCGCCGCCGGTGCCGGGCGACGGTGGGGGAGCGGGACCGGGTTGCGGCGGCCCTGCTGCGCCGGGGCCACTCACCCGTGCCGTCCCAGGCGAACTTCCTGTGGCTGCCGTTGGGGGCCCGGGCGGTGGCGTTCGGCGAGCACTGCGCGGCGCGCAACGTGCTCCTGCGGGTGTTCCCGGGCGACGGCGCCCGGGTCACCATCGGCGCGCCGGCGGAGAACGACGCCTTCCTGCGGGCCACCGAGGGCTTCGCACCCTAG
- a CDS encoding LysR family transcriptional regulator: MTLQSVRAFVAVARAGSFGEAARLLDVSQPTVSGAVARLETHAGTKLFARELGGVSLTEQGQRVLGLAERLVRAADDLAEALTPAEPDVLHLGFMGEAASSVTGQIVRMAQQRLGRPVQLRRFDFDDPSCGLASGRSDLAIVWPPLTSDDVDQVVVTTDRRAVALPVADPLAGRDEVRPDELGDRHWVVPRSPDPAWSAFRHPRAIGVVPLGTVDSGSVEETLELVAAGAGVALFSVSTEQHYARMGVVIVPLTGDLYCTAALAWRRPIDRPVVADIVADIRAMNLPLR; the protein is encoded by the coding sequence ATGACGTTGCAGTCCGTACGCGCCTTCGTGGCGGTCGCGCGGGCGGGTTCCTTCGGGGAGGCGGCGCGGCTGCTGGACGTGAGCCAGCCGACCGTGAGCGGAGCCGTCGCCCGGCTGGAGACGCACGCCGGGACGAAACTCTTCGCCCGCGAACTGGGCGGCGTCTCCCTGACCGAGCAGGGGCAGCGGGTGCTGGGCCTGGCCGAACGGCTCGTACGCGCCGCCGACGACCTGGCGGAGGCGCTGACGCCCGCGGAACCCGACGTGCTCCACCTCGGCTTCATGGGCGAGGCCGCCTCGTCGGTGACCGGGCAGATCGTCCGGATGGCGCAGCAGCGCCTGGGCCGCCCGGTGCAGCTGCGCCGGTTCGACTTCGACGACCCCAGCTGCGGGCTCGCTTCGGGCCGGAGCGACCTCGCCATCGTCTGGCCCCCGCTGACCAGCGACGACGTGGACCAGGTGGTGGTGACCACGGACCGGCGTGCGGTGGCCCTGCCGGTGGCCGACCCGCTCGCCGGGCGGGACGAGGTGCGCCCGGACGAACTCGGCGACCGGCACTGGGTGGTCCCGCGCTCGCCCGACCCGGCGTGGAGCGCCTTCCGGCATCCCCGCGCCATCGGGGTGGTCCCGCTCGGCACGGTGGACTCCGGCTCGGTGGAGGAGACCCTGGAACTGGTGGCCGCCGGCGCGGGCGTCGCGTTGTTCTCGGTCAGCACCGAGCAGCACTACGCGCGCATGGGCGTGGTGATCGTGCCGTTGACGGGGGACCTGTACTGCACCGCGGCGCTGGCCTGGCGCAGGCCGATCGACCGGCCCGTGGTCGCCGACATCGTCGCCGACATCCGGGCCATGAACCTGCCGCTGCGCTGA
- a CDS encoding ATP-grasp domain-containing protein → MSVPSPGTGLFAVVDGYSAGRFLPPAFDRAGAAVLHVRSTPAWLACVPVPDLRPYVGTLVHDGTRRTVARLAERGVAGVVAGQETGVPLADELAERLRLPGNGTRHSAARRDKFRMIETVRAAGLHCARQWKATDGPALAASATADGCFPYVVKPLRSASSDGVTVCRTAAEVRAAADRILGTTDLFAEPNTEVLMQSYLDGTEYVVDVVLRDGARHVCGVWRYDKPLRGGRRLYDKDILVDPDEAPVPELIAYVDRVLAALDIRHGAAHAEVMLTAQGPALVEIGARLNGNMDPGFHDLCLGANQADLTALAYARPDDFVRRYGGTVYRPLRAALVHNAATSVSGRVEAVDEDVVATIAALPTVRLVTPRLGPGDPIRPTVDLITSTLRVHFAGDSLAEVLADHRRVVALSDRVYRLADPARPVGSR, encoded by the coding sequence GTGAGCGTTCCGTCGCCCGGCACCGGGCTCTTCGCCGTCGTGGACGGATATTCCGCGGGACGGTTCCTGCCCCCGGCGTTCGACCGGGCCGGCGCGGCCGTCCTGCACGTCCGCAGCACCCCGGCGTGGCTGGCCTGCGTGCCCGTTCCCGACCTGCGCCCGTACGTCGGGACCCTGGTGCACGACGGGACCCGGCGCACCGTCGCGCGGCTCGCCGAGCGCGGCGTCGCCGGGGTGGTGGCCGGGCAGGAGACCGGCGTGCCGCTCGCCGACGAGCTCGCCGAGCGGCTCCGGCTGCCCGGCAACGGCACCCGGCACTCCGCCGCCCGCCGCGACAAGTTCCGGATGATCGAGACCGTGCGGGCGGCCGGCCTGCACTGCGCCCGGCAGTGGAAGGCCACCGACGGCCCCGCGCTCGCCGCGTCGGCCACCGCCGACGGCTGCTTCCCGTACGTGGTGAAACCGCTGCGGTCGGCGTCGAGCGACGGCGTCACCGTCTGCCGGACCGCCGCGGAGGTCCGGGCCGCCGCCGACCGGATCCTCGGCACCACCGACCTCTTCGCGGAGCCCAACACCGAGGTGCTGATGCAGTCCTATCTCGACGGCACCGAGTACGTCGTGGACGTGGTGCTGCGGGACGGGGCCCGACACGTCTGCGGGGTCTGGCGCTACGACAAGCCGCTGCGCGGCGGCCGGCGGCTCTACGACAAGGACATCCTGGTGGACCCGGACGAGGCGCCGGTGCCGGAGTTGATCGCGTACGTGGACCGGGTGCTCGCCGCGCTGGACATCCGGCACGGTGCCGCGCACGCCGAGGTGATGCTGACCGCGCAGGGGCCCGCCCTGGTGGAGATCGGCGCCCGGCTCAACGGCAACATGGACCCGGGCTTCCACGACCTGTGCCTCGGCGCCAACCAGGCCGACCTCACCGCGCTCGCCTACGCCCGGCCCGACGACTTCGTCCGGCGGTACGGCGGCACCGTCTACCGCCCGCTTCGCGCGGCCCTGGTGCACAATGCCGCGACCAGCGTGTCCGGCCGGGTGGAGGCCGTCGACGAGGACGTCGTGGCGACGATCGCGGCGCTGCCGACGGTCCGCCTGGTCACCCCCCGGCTCGGTCCGGGGGACCCGATCCGGCCCACCGTCGACCTGATCACCAGCACCCTGCGCGTCCACTTCGCCGGCGACAGCCTGGCCGAGGTGCTCGCCGACCACCGGCGGGTCGTCGCGCTCTCCGACCGGGTGTACCGGCTCGCCGACCCGGCCCGACCGGTGGGGTCGCGGTGA
- a CDS encoding FAD-binding oxidoreductase, with protein sequence MAAKIVDVLRAELGDAAVLTDPAGTRPYARDMMPLAPSGTPVAVVFPRTVAQVQTCVRRCAEAGVPIVPRGAGSGLTGAANAVDGCVVLVTTKLDEIVEVDPDNRLAVVQAGVVNKDLRTAAAAHGLFYPPDPSSFEWCTIGGNLATNAGGLCCVKYGVTADHVLGVQVVLADGELLRTGRRTVKGVAGYDLTRLFVGSEGTLGIITEATVTLRPLPQAPGTLVAAFDSTQAAGEAVIGVVKAGVVPSLMEIMDAISIRAVEAYLRCAVGTPGCQALLLCQSDSGGAPAERELAAIARICADAGATATQTTVDPAEGNLLLQARRVSLTALEQQGHCLTEDVAVPRTRIADLISGCARIGAEVALPVAVVGHAADGNMHPTILFDPSVPGESDRARHAFDRILELGLALGGTITGEHGVGRIKREWLAREVGPVGVRVHHRVKQAFDPDGLFNPGAMLLPRPSAD encoded by the coding sequence ATGGCAGCGAAGATCGTGGATGTTCTCCGGGCCGAGCTCGGCGACGCCGCCGTGCTGACCGACCCGGCGGGCACCCGGCCGTACGCCCGGGACATGATGCCCCTGGCCCCCTCGGGCACACCGGTGGCGGTCGTGTTCCCGCGCACCGTCGCCCAGGTGCAGACCTGTGTCCGGCGGTGCGCCGAGGCGGGGGTGCCGATCGTGCCCCGGGGGGCGGGCAGCGGGCTGACCGGCGCCGCGAACGCCGTCGACGGGTGCGTCGTGCTGGTCACCACGAAACTCGACGAGATCGTCGAGGTCGACCCGGACAACCGGCTGGCCGTGGTGCAGGCGGGCGTGGTCAACAAGGACCTGCGGACCGCCGCCGCCGCGCACGGGCTGTTCTATCCCCCCGACCCGTCGAGCTTCGAGTGGTGCACGATCGGCGGCAACCTGGCCACCAACGCGGGCGGGCTGTGCTGCGTGAAGTACGGGGTGACCGCCGACCACGTGCTCGGCGTGCAGGTCGTGCTCGCCGACGGTGAGCTGCTGCGCACCGGCCGCCGCACCGTGAAGGGGGTGGCCGGCTACGACCTCACCCGGCTCTTCGTCGGCAGCGAGGGCACCCTCGGCATCATCACCGAGGCGACGGTGACGCTGCGCCCGCTGCCGCAGGCGCCCGGCACGCTGGTCGCCGCCTTCGACTCCACCCAGGCGGCCGGCGAGGCGGTCATCGGCGTGGTCAAGGCCGGCGTGGTCCCGTCCCTGATGGAGATCATGGACGCCATCTCGATCCGGGCCGTGGAGGCGTACCTGCGGTGCGCGGTCGGCACCCCCGGCTGCCAGGCGTTGCTGCTCTGCCAGTCCGACTCCGGCGGCGCCCCCGCCGAGCGGGAACTGGCGGCCATCGCACGGATCTGCGCGGACGCCGGTGCCACGGCCACCCAGACGACCGTCGACCCGGCCGAGGGCAACCTGCTCCTGCAGGCCCGCCGGGTGTCGCTGACGGCCCTCGAACAGCAGGGGCACTGTCTCACCGAGGACGTGGCCGTGCCGCGTACCCGGATCGCCGACCTGATCAGCGGCTGCGCCCGGATCGGCGCGGAGGTCGCGCTGCCGGTGGCGGTCGTCGGACACGCCGCCGACGGCAACATGCACCCCACCATCCTGTTCGACCCGTCGGTGCCCGGCGAGTCCGACCGGGCCCGACACGCGTTCGACCGGATCCTGGAACTCGGCCTGGCGCTCGGCGGCACCATCACCGGAGAGCACGGCGTGGGGCGGATCAAGCGCGAATGGCTGGCGCGCGAGGTCGGCCCGGTCGGCGTACGGGTGCACCACCGGGTCAAGCAGGCCTTCGACCCGGACGGGCTGTTCAACCCCGGTGCGATGCTGCTGCCGAGGCCGTCGGCGGACTAG
- a CDS encoding serine/threonine-protein kinase, protein MTAGPYRLLGRLGAGGQGVVYLGEDDTGDRVAVKMINIDLSDPRARSQFMKEIAAARRVAPFCTAQVLFAEVDGERPYVVSEFIPGPTLHRHVREHGPVVGNALHRLAVGTATALAAIHRSDVVHCDLKPDNVVLGQDGPRVIDFGIARALGITETASSQVMGTTAYMAPERFRNDGVGPPCDVFAWAATIAFAAGGRPPFGNDSLFAVMHRVLHEPPDLPALPPGLDALIRQCLAKEPADRPEAEQVLVRLLRQDDRVTGPLRPDTVLAVGDETAGAPTPNHPLPRPAAPALTLAAPSRTAALPAQVSPGAGDAGAACGADR, encoded by the coding sequence GTGACGGCCGGCCCGTACCGGCTGCTCGGCCGGCTGGGTGCGGGTGGGCAGGGGGTCGTCTATCTCGGCGAGGACGACACGGGCGACCGGGTCGCCGTCAAGATGATCAACATCGACCTGAGCGATCCCCGGGCGCGCTCGCAGTTCATGAAGGAGATCGCCGCGGCCCGCCGGGTCGCGCCGTTCTGCACCGCCCAGGTGCTCTTCGCCGAGGTGGACGGGGAGCGGCCCTACGTGGTCAGCGAGTTCATCCCGGGGCCCACCCTGCACCGGCACGTCCGCGAGCACGGCCCGGTCGTCGGCAACGCGCTGCACCGGCTCGCGGTCGGCACCGCCACCGCGCTCGCCGCGATCCACCGCTCCGACGTGGTGCACTGCGACCTGAAGCCGGACAACGTGGTGCTGGGCCAGGACGGGCCGCGGGTGATCGACTTCGGCATCGCTCGCGCCCTGGGCATCACCGAGACCGCGTCCAGCCAGGTCATGGGGACCACCGCGTACATGGCGCCCGAGCGGTTCCGCAACGACGGCGTCGGTCCACCCTGCGACGTGTTCGCGTGGGCCGCCACGATCGCCTTCGCCGCCGGCGGCCGGCCGCCGTTCGGCAACGACTCGCTCTTCGCGGTGATGCACCGGGTGCTCCACGAACCGCCCGACCTGCCCGCGCTTCCCCCGGGTCTGGACGCCCTGATCCGGCAGTGCCTGGCCAAGGAGCCGGCGGACCGGCCGGAGGCCGAGCAGGTGCTGGTACGGCTGCTCCGGCAGGACGACCGGGTCACCGGCCCGCTGCGCCCCGACACCGTGCTCGCGGTCGGTGACGAGACCGCCGGCGCGCCCACACCGAACCACCCGCTGCCCCGGCCTGCCGCACCGGCGCTGACCCTCGCCGCACCGAGCCGGACCGCTGCGCTGCCGGCCCAGGTATCGCCTGGCGCCGGCGACGCAGGGGCCGCCTGCGGAGCCGACCGGTGA
- a CDS encoding TauD/TfdA family dioxygenase, which translates to MRQLTPFIGVEFTDVAFPDLRDDAVFDELVVALHRHDLVVVRGLDLTPEQQLALASRLGEPVPFVLAEFRHPDFPQILVSSNETRRNRPVGIPRVGNFWHQDSSFTQQPAPYTMLHGVRVPATSGHTHFASAFDVYDRLPDEWKDLLEGRIGRHTLTRQQRIGPEHVGLSIAEMKALVAAQYPAVEHPVVQVDPDTGRRYLYASREYMDCVVGLDANQNAAFFDLVDALVQDPEHVYVHRWTPADLLIWRTATTYHVATEVAPGVPRTVHRVSIAVGADGPRRVPAAGAARSGGPAS; encoded by the coding sequence ATGAGACAGTTGACGCCGTTCATCGGTGTCGAATTCACCGACGTGGCATTTCCGGACCTCCGGGACGACGCCGTGTTCGACGAACTCGTCGTCGCCCTGCACCGGCACGACCTGGTCGTCGTCCGGGGCCTCGACCTCACCCCGGAGCAGCAGCTCGCGCTGGCCTCGCGGCTCGGCGAGCCGGTGCCCTTCGTGCTGGCCGAGTTCCGGCACCCGGACTTCCCGCAGATCCTCGTCTCCTCCAACGAGACCCGACGGAACCGGCCGGTCGGCATCCCCCGGGTCGGCAACTTCTGGCACCAGGACTCGTCGTTCACCCAGCAGCCCGCCCCGTACACCATGCTGCACGGCGTGCGGGTCCCCGCGACCAGCGGGCACACCCACTTCGCCAGCGCCTTCGACGTCTACGACCGGCTGCCCGACGAGTGGAAGGACCTGCTCGAGGGCCGGATCGGCCGGCACACCCTCACCCGGCAGCAGCGCATCGGTCCGGAGCACGTCGGGCTCTCCATCGCCGAGATGAAGGCCCTCGTCGCGGCGCAGTACCCGGCGGTGGAACACCCGGTGGTGCAGGTCGATCCGGACACCGGTCGCCGCTACCTGTACGCCTCCCGCGAGTACATGGACTGCGTCGTCGGGTTGGACGCCAACCAGAACGCCGCCTTCTTCGACCTCGTCGACGCGCTCGTGCAGGACCCCGAGCACGTGTACGTCCACCGGTGGACCCCCGCCGACCTGCTGATCTGGCGGACCGCGACGACCTACCACGTCGCCACCGAGGTGGCGCCGGGGGTGCCGCGCACCGTGCACCGGGTCAGCATCGCCGTCGGCGCCGACGGACCCCGGCGTGTCCCTGCCGCCGGTGCCGCCCGCTCCGGCGGACCCGCCTCGTGA